One segment of Anopheles stephensi strain Indian chromosome 3, UCI_ANSTEP_V1.0, whole genome shotgun sequence DNA contains the following:
- the LOC118509371 gene encoding regulation of nuclear pre-mRNA domain-containing protein 1B, whose amino-acid sequence MSSFTETGLVKKLFDLNQSQQSIQTLSLWLIHHRKHHSIIVKTWLKELQRAPSAKKLTFMYLANDVIQNSKKKGPEFGREFEHVLVKAFKNVAQSTPEPKTINSLNRILGIWCDRAVYEEPKIKEFSTALNGTETIPRVEVNGGSEKKRKVETNASEGEPAKKPRTTASTEKKAAKSEVVEVNGKVETHITLSPHQPDGDPPEPEDLIKVILELENSASSDAVVRERIASLKPEVSELAALDKLEDKEAAMKLAADVNDAIKILNDYNARLAVEMDDRKKLTTMLRDFLREQQELQQQVENRLVEYQNKLSKIKEVQKEVRNHMNNLPDLTSLPDVTGGLAPLPSAGDLFNAHHH is encoded by the exons ATGTCCTCGTTCACCGAAACGGGGTTGGTGAAGAAACTGTTCGATCTCAACCAAAGTCAGCAAAGCATACAAACCCTCTCGCTGTGGCTGATCCATCACCGAAAGCATCACTCAATAATCGTTAAAACATGGCTGAAAGAACTGCAGCGAG CACCATCAGCGAAGAAGCTTACCTTCATGTACCTGGCGAACGATGTGATACAGAACAGCAAGAAGAAGGGCCCCGAGTTTGGGCGCGAGTTTGAGCACGTGCTTGTGAAAGCGTTCAAAAACGTGGCCCAATCAACACCGGAACCGAAAACAATCAACAGCCTGAACAGGATTCTCGGCATCTGGTGCGATCGGGCCGTGTACGAGGAACCGAAGATAAAGGAATTCTCAACCGCCCTGAACGGTACCGAAACTATCCCCCGGGTGGAGGTGAATGGCGGGAGTGAGAAGAAGCGGAAAGTGGAGACGAATGCCAGCGAAGGTGAACCGGCGAAAAAGCCGCGCACGACGGCTAGTACGGAAAAGAAGGCAGCCAAGAGTGAAGTGGTCGAGGTGAATGGAAAGGTAGAAACGCACATTACGCTCAGTCCCCATCAGCCGGACGGTGATCCTCCCGAGCCGGAGGATCTGATTAAGGTTATTCTGGAGCTGGAGAACTCTGCGTCGAGTGATGCGGTGGTACGGGAAAGAATAGCCAGCCTTAAGCCGGAAGTATCCGAACTAGCTGCACTGGACAAGCTGGAAGACAAGGAGGCAGCTATGAAACTGGCCGCAGAT GTGAACGATGCCATAAAGATTCTAAACGATTACAACGCACGGTTGGCGGTGGAGATGGATGACCGTAAGAAGCTGACGACGATGCTGCGAGATTTCCTGCGCGAGCAGCAGGAACTTCAACAACAAGTGGAAAACCGTCTAGTG GAGTATCAGAACAAATTATCAAAAATCAAAGAAGTACAAAAGGAAGTGCGAAACCATATGAACAATCTACCCGACTTGACCTCGCTGCCGGATGTGACCGGCGGTTTGGCACCGCTGCCATCGGCCGGCGATCTGTTCAACGCACACCATCACTAG